Proteins from a genomic interval of Narcine bancroftii isolate sNarBan1 chromosome 12, sNarBan1.hap1, whole genome shotgun sequence:
- the cdip1 gene encoding cell death-inducing p53-target protein 1 isoform X1 → MRSLCGLQGVRGRDRDGDGSCSARLFSGAADARAETMSEEPPPPYPGGPSAPLLEEKPGQPPSTGYMPHSATPATNQPRGYFVPPDGGPPSYEPMPQAGFVPLHTPAEGGMPMPPHGNYHQCYYPTAGQYPPPGHFIPPGHYLPPPGHYPPQSGQTATVVVPPHAATTVTVLQGEMFQAAPVQTVCPHCQQAITTKITYELGLLNTLFCLFCCFMGCDLGCCLIPCLIDDLKDVMHTCPNCKAYIYTYKRVC, encoded by the exons ATGCGCAGCCTTTGCGGCTTGCAGGGCGTCCGGGGCAGGGACAGGGACGGCGACGGGAGCTGCTCCGCACGTCTGTTCTCGGGTGCGGCGGACGCGAGAGCGG AGACAATGTCAGAAGAACCACCACCTCCTTACCCTGGGGGCCCCTCTGCTCCATTGCTTGAAGAGAAACCAGGACAACCACCATCAACCG gATATATGCCACATTCTGCTACTCCTGCCACCAATCAACCACGAGGATATTTTGTCCCACCAGATGGTGGACCACCTTCTTATGAACCAATGCCACAAGCAGGATTTGTACCCCTTCATACACCTGCAGAAGGTGGTATGCCCATGCCACCACATGGTAACTATCATCAAT GTTACTATCCAACTGCTGGGCAGTACCCACCTCCAGGTCACTTTATACCCCCAGGCCACTACCTACCTCCCCCTGGGCACTATCCCCCACAAAGTGGACAAACAGCAACTGTTGTAGTTCCCCCTCATGCAGCAACAACAGTGACAGTGCTTCAGGGGGAGATGTTTCAAGCAGCACCAGTGCAGACTGTGTGCCCACATTGTCAACAGGCCATCACAACCAAAATCACCTATGAACTAGGCTTACTGAATACTTTATTTTGTCTCTTTTGCTGTTTTATGGG GTGTGATCTGGGCTGCTGTTTAATCCCATGCTTGATAGATGACCTGAAGGATGTGATGCATACTTGTCCAAATTGCAAAGCTTACATCTATACGTACAAACGTGTGTGTTAA
- the cdip1 gene encoding cell death-inducing p53-target protein 1 isoform X2, translating into MRSLCGLQGVRGRDRDGDGSCSARLFSGAADARAETMSEEPPPPYPGGPSAPLLEEKPGQPPSTGYMPHSATPATNQPRGYFVPPDGGPPSYEPMPQAGFVPLHTPAEGGMPMPPHGYYPTAGQYPPPGHFIPPGHYLPPPGHYPPQSGQTATVVVPPHAATTVTVLQGEMFQAAPVQTVCPHCQQAITTKITYELGLLNTLFCLFCCFMGCDLGCCLIPCLIDDLKDVMHTCPNCKAYIYTYKRVC; encoded by the exons ATGCGCAGCCTTTGCGGCTTGCAGGGCGTCCGGGGCAGGGACAGGGACGGCGACGGGAGCTGCTCCGCACGTCTGTTCTCGGGTGCGGCGGACGCGAGAGCGG AGACAATGTCAGAAGAACCACCACCTCCTTACCCTGGGGGCCCCTCTGCTCCATTGCTTGAAGAGAAACCAGGACAACCACCATCAACCG gATATATGCCACATTCTGCTACTCCTGCCACCAATCAACCACGAGGATATTTTGTCCCACCAGATGGTGGACCACCTTCTTATGAACCAATGCCACAAGCAGGATTTGTACCCCTTCATACACCTGCAGAAGGTGGTATGCCCATGCCACCACATG GTTACTATCCAACTGCTGGGCAGTACCCACCTCCAGGTCACTTTATACCCCCAGGCCACTACCTACCTCCCCCTGGGCACTATCCCCCACAAAGTGGACAAACAGCAACTGTTGTAGTTCCCCCTCATGCAGCAACAACAGTGACAGTGCTTCAGGGGGAGATGTTTCAAGCAGCACCAGTGCAGACTGTGTGCCCACATTGTCAACAGGCCATCACAACCAAAATCACCTATGAACTAGGCTTACTGAATACTTTATTTTGTCTCTTTTGCTGTTTTATGGG GTGTGATCTGGGCTGCTGTTTAATCCCATGCTTGATAGATGACCTGAAGGATGTGATGCATACTTGTCCAAATTGCAAAGCTTACATCTATACGTACAAACGTGTGTGTTAA
- the cdip1 gene encoding cell death-inducing p53-target protein 1 isoform X3 — protein sequence MSEEPPPPYPGGPSAPLLEEKPGQPPSTGYMPHSATPATNQPRGYFVPPDGGPPSYEPMPQAGFVPLHTPAEGGMPMPPHGNYHQCYYPTAGQYPPPGHFIPPGHYLPPPGHYPPQSGQTATVVVPPHAATTVTVLQGEMFQAAPVQTVCPHCQQAITTKITYELGLLNTLFCLFCCFMGCDLGCCLIPCLIDDLKDVMHTCPNCKAYIYTYKRVC from the exons ATGTCAGAAGAACCACCACCTCCTTACCCTGGGGGCCCCTCTGCTCCATTGCTTGAAGAGAAACCAGGACAACCACCATCAACCG gATATATGCCACATTCTGCTACTCCTGCCACCAATCAACCACGAGGATATTTTGTCCCACCAGATGGTGGACCACCTTCTTATGAACCAATGCCACAAGCAGGATTTGTACCCCTTCATACACCTGCAGAAGGTGGTATGCCCATGCCACCACATGGTAACTATCATCAAT GTTACTATCCAACTGCTGGGCAGTACCCACCTCCAGGTCACTTTATACCCCCAGGCCACTACCTACCTCCCCCTGGGCACTATCCCCCACAAAGTGGACAAACAGCAACTGTTGTAGTTCCCCCTCATGCAGCAACAACAGTGACAGTGCTTCAGGGGGAGATGTTTCAAGCAGCACCAGTGCAGACTGTGTGCCCACATTGTCAACAGGCCATCACAACCAAAATCACCTATGAACTAGGCTTACTGAATACTTTATTTTGTCTCTTTTGCTGTTTTATGGG GTGTGATCTGGGCTGCTGTTTAATCCCATGCTTGATAGATGACCTGAAGGATGTGATGCATACTTGTCCAAATTGCAAAGCTTACATCTATACGTACAAACGTGTGTGTTAA